The following proteins are co-located in the Vigna angularis cultivar LongXiaoDou No.4 chromosome 2, ASM1680809v1, whole genome shotgun sequence genome:
- the LOC108319063 gene encoding squamosa promoter-binding-like protein 12, which produces MEWNAKSLGQWDWEHLFFFNTKATENPRLPTTDCSNEADREINVGVFYPSGGSACSGSELVHASSPRSSKSASNNSLSNEDSKASVLTLEGSQDDSTGKKELCPVETSQSAVPSPVSGEPLLTLKLGKRLYFEDVCAGSDSKKASSFEVPISSGKKYKTSNQNLQHPSCQVEGCGLDLSSAKDYHRKHRVCEGHSKSPKVLVAGLERRFCQQCSRFHALSEFDDKKRSCRKRLSDHNARRRKPQPDSVQLNPSALSSSPYDGRQMMSPFAFSRSATNMGWQNLHSNKLPQTKDFLPKPAKAFDKIPSIVSMFSDDNSGLLTSRSIAAKTIVPGLEDPNSISSCDPNGAQDVNRALSLLSSNSWGPYETKFLSLERSSRTQSMTHQQQRLPLASSSEYWHTDHQQQQPSPSTMSMCISFSDCDTNNRFQDFQLLSAPYDSPFPCNHLD; this is translated from the exons ATGGAGTGGAATGCAAAATCTCTCGGACAATGGGACTGGGAGCACTTATTCTTCTTCAATACAAAAGCAACAGAAAATCCGAGGTTACCAACAACTGATTGTAGCAACGAAGCAGATCGAGAAATCAATGTTGGGGTGTTTTATCCATCAGGTGGGAGTGCATGTTCTGGGTCTGAACTAGTACATGCTTCTTCACCAAGGAGCTCAAAATCAGCTTCCAATAATTCACTGTCAAATGAGGATAGCAAGGCATCGGTGTTGACTCTGGAAGGTTCTCAGGATGATTCCACTGGGAAGAAAGAACTGTGCCCAGTTGAAACTTCTCAATCAGCAGTTCCTTCTCCAGTCTCTGGTGAACCTTTGCTCACTCTGAAGCTTGGCAAACGGTTGTACTTTGAGGATGTATGCGCAGGAAGTGATTCCAAGAAAGCATCTTCCTTTGAGGTTCCAATTTCTTCAGGAAAGAAATATAAAACCAGTAATCAGAATTTGCAGCATCCAAGCTGCCAGGTGGAAGGCTGTGGCCTTGACCTTTCATCTGCTAAAGATTACCATCGCAAACACAGAGTGTGTGAAGGTCATTCCAAATCCCCTAAGGTGCTTGTAGCTGGTTTGGAGCGCCGATTTTGCCAGCAATGTAGCAG GTTCCATGCTCTGTCAGAGTTTGATGACAAAAAAAGAAGCTGCAGAAAACGTCTCTCAGATCATAATGCAAGGCGTCGCAAACCACAGCCTGACTCAGTCCAATTAAATCCATCAGCGTTGTCTTCGTCGCCTTATG ATGGGAGGCAAATGATGAGTCCGTTTGCATTTTCAAGAAGTGCTACAAACATGGGCTGGCAGAATTTGCATAGCAACAAGCTCCCCCAGACAAAAGATTTTCTTCCGAAGCCTGCAAAAGCCTTTGATAAGATACCCAGTATTGTATCCATGTTTTCTGATGATAACAGTGGTCTTCTAACATCCAGAAGTATAGCAGCGAAGACTATTGTTCCAG GTTTAGAAGATCCGAATTCCATTAGTTCGTGTGATCCAAATGGTGCACAAGATGTTAACCGTGCTCTCTCTCTTCTGTCAAGCAATTCATGGGGTCCATATGAGACTAAGTTCCTATCACTGGAACGCTCCTCTAGAACACAATCGATGACGCACCAGCAGCAGCGCTTACCACTTGCTTCCTCTTCGGAATATTGGCACACTgatcatcaacaacaacaaccttcCCCTTCCACCATGAGCATGTGCATCTCATTCTCAGACTGTGATACCAACAATCGCTTTCAAGACTTTCAGCTGTTGAGTGCACCCTATGACTCGCCTTTTCCATGCAACCATCTGGATTGA